One genomic region from Anguilla rostrata isolate EN2019 chromosome 2, ASM1855537v3, whole genome shotgun sequence encodes:
- the atp5pd gene encoding ATP synthase subunit d, mitochondrial codes for MAGRRAALKAIDWMAFAERVPPNQRAMFNGLKTRSDAIAARLRSLPEKPAPIDWSFYKGAVANVTMVEEFESKFAALSIPEPVDTETSKIDAQELEASKTAVAYIEGSKARISQYTQELEKFKNMIPFDQMTIDELNDVFPETKLDKEKYPYWPHKPITDL; via the exons ATGGCTGGCCGTCGCGCTGCTCTCAAAGCCATCGACTGGATGGCGTTTGCCGAGAGGGTTCCGCCCAACCAGAGGGCCATGTTCAACGGCCTGAAGACGCGTAGCGATGCCATCGCGGCCAG GTTGCGCTCGCTGCCAGAGAAGCCCGCTCCGATTGACTGGAGCTTCTACAAGGGCGCGGTGGCCAACGTCACCATGGTGGAAGAGTTTGAGTCGAAG TTCGCTGCCCTGAGCATCCCTGAGCCTGTGGACACGGAGACCAGCAAGATTGATGCCCAGGAGCTGGAGGCA AGCAAAACCGCTGTTGCCTACATTGAGGGATCCAAAGCTCGCATCAGCCAGTATACGCAGGAG CTGGAGAAATTCAAGAACATGATCCCCTTCGATCAGATGACCATCGATGAGTTGAACGACGTGTTTCCGGAGACGAAACTGGACAAGGAGAAGTATCCGTACTGGCCGCACAAGCCCATCACCGATCTGTAG